GCGAGTTGTTCTGGCGTTTCCCAGGCGGTGCCGTAGATGCGCTGGAGTTGGGCTTTGGTTTCATCGCCGCGCCAATAGGCTCCGGCCACGCTTTCTAGGGCGATCGCATCTGGATTCAGCTCAGCGGTCGATTCCACATGGGGCCCAGCGCACAAATCCCACCACTGGTCGCCCAGATGATAAATCGTAATCGGTTCCTTCAAATCCGCCAGGATTTCTAGCTTATAGGGTTCGCCCAGTGCTTTGATGCGGCGCTCGGCCTCTTCCCGCGAGACCTCTTCGCGAATCACGGGCAGCTTGCGATTGATGATTTTGGTCATCTCTTTTTTGATGGCCTTCAGATCCTTTTCGGTAAAGGGTTCTGGGCTATCAAAGTCGTAGTAAAAGCCGTTCTCGATCCAGGGCCCAATGGTGACTTGGGCTTTGGGAAAGAGCTTCTGCACGGCCATCGCCATCACATGGGAAGTCGTGTGCCGAATCTTCTTGAGCGTTTCCGATTCGCTGGTGCGAGGCAGATAAATCTTTTGGGCGGATTCGTCTTCGGGTTGTGCAGAAGGAACGGCGTTCGACATGGATTGGCTGACGGTTTGAGTAAAAAAGCAGGAATGGAATGAACGCTTTCTATCTTACACGCGAGGCTGGCTGACCGAGGTTCTGCCGCAGTTCTGAGGCTGGGCGGAATCGGGGCGATCGCCTCCCTTGCTGCTTTCGAGATCAGCTTCCCAAGCCATCGCGACTTCCAAACCCGTCGCTACCCGCCACCGCCAGCATCGAGGGTCTGCCCCAAATAGCCATAGATGCCCAGCAATATCAGCAGAAACACCCCGTAGCCCAGGATCGTGCTGCGGAGAGGCGGCCCAATCGGTTGCTGCGTCGCGACCCAGCCCAGCCAGCCGAGCCACAGGGCAACTGGCACACTGACCCAGAGAAAAATTTGACCCAGCAGCTTTTTGGCGCGATCTAGCTCGGTCAAAAATCCGTCTGGAAAGCCCAATCCCTGCCCATCGAGGTAAATCATCCCCGACAGCGCGAGAACCAGAAACGCACAGAGAAAAGCAGCGACCCGGTTGCTGGCTGAGGACTGTCTCATGGGCGATCGCCCTTTGCATTCATTTGAATGATTTGAATGATTAAACACGCGATAAGCAAAGATGCGTCAAGCAGCGCACTCTACGAATTACTGGAAGATTGGTGCTGCGCGATGTATGCGTTGATGGCATCAACTGCCTCTCGCAGCGTTACGTTTGTCTCTTCTTTGTAGAGCCGAATCGCTTCGACTTTACGTTTGGGATCAAGCGCAATTTGTTTGATTCGCTCGGAAAGCTGAAACGGAGTGTCGATTTCCAAGCGATCGAGAATCAGATCCAGGCAAAGCTCCAGGCGTTTGGTGCGCCGATCGATCCGCTTGACGGTGGAATCCAAATCAAAAAACAGACCGACAACAACGAATGCAAACGCGAAGCTGGTGATTAGCTCTAGGGTGGTCATAGCGCTGGTTTGACTGAGTGACCTTGACTTGTTAAACCCGGAATTTCAGAGTTCGCAAAGATTCCACCGATAGCTACAAAACCATGACTTAATATTCCAAAAACACCATATCGAAACTGTCAGGAATGGGGTGAGCCAATCCGGGCACCGGACGAGACGACGGCTCCTCCTGTTCGCGCAGGGCCTCGACGCGGGTTTCAAGGGTGGCGATCTGGCTGTCCAGCGCCGCGAGGCGATCGCCAATTTGCTGACGGCGTGCGTCTAGCGACTGAAGCTCTTGCTGGAGCCGTTTCTTTTCGACCGATAGTTTATACAAATCCAGAAACGCGGCGGCTTCGGTTTTGGGGCGGGGCATCGTGCTGATTTTAGGGCGAATTGCGCCAGGGGTGGAGCGAGGACGCATAGGAATCACCAAGTGTGAATGGCTTGTGGGGTGTCTTTTGAAAGACTTCTGCTTAGTGTGCCCAGTCTGGTGCGGCGCTATCAGGGAACAGGCACAGCAACAGAGCGATCGCCCCATCTCATCCCTCAACACACCCCAAGAACCCTCCCTCTTCCCTCTTCCCTCTTCGTTCTTCGTTCTTCCCTCTTCGTTCTTCGTTCTTCGTTCTTCCCTCTTCGTTCTTCCCTCCTCCCCCCTGAGAACTGTAAACCTCCAAGTCCCAAAGCTTTACATTGGGTAAACATTTGCAGCATCGTGCTTGGGGCTACAGTTTGCCCGCACCGCCTGCCAAAGAATTGGTAGATCAGTAGATCAGAACTTGTGACTAAAGGCTGTTCTGGGCTGTTTTCGAGACTGGTTTTTGAGTTTGTTTTTCGAGACGTTGGAACGCAGCGGGCGATCGCCTGTTCAGGCATAAACCATCAACCCTTGCGTCCCGCTGACAGAGCGTATGGCTGACAATCAGGAATTCATGAAACCAAGAATTATCGTTTGTGGTCTGGGTCGAGCGGGGTACAAGATCTTTTGCCTGCTAAAGCAGCAGGGTGCGGCAGTGGTGGGGATCAACAGTCGCCCGCTGGCTCAGGCAGAGCAGGGCGGGGCAGACATCATCGTGGGCGACATGCGATCGGCGGCAATTCTGCTAGAAGCAGGTGTGCAAGAGGCCCATACGCTGGTGCTGGCCAGCAGCGACGACGCGCAAAATCTGGCCGTGCTGACGCAGGCGCGAGTGCTAAATCCTCGCATTCGCATTATCAACCGCTTGTTTAATACCAGCCTGGGCGATCGCCTCGATCACACGCTGCCCGATCACGTTAGCATGAGCGTGGCGGCGCTGGCGGCTCCGGTGTTTGCCTTTGCCGCGATGGGCAGTCGGGCGATTGGGCAACTGCGCCTGTTTGATCAGGTCTGGCCGATGCGGGAAGAATTTATCGACGAAACCCATCCCTGGCTGGGGCGGCCGCTGAGCGAACTCTGGGAAGACCGCTCGCGGATGCTGATCTATTACCTGCCAGAAAATAGCCGCATGGATCTGGTGTCGGGGGTGGTGCATGGGCAACTGCTGCAATGGGGCGATCGCCTGATTGTGGCCACCAAGCCCGAAGCCCAGGTTAGCGGGCGATCGCTCAGCGAAACGCTGCTGGTTTGGGGCAACCACCTGCGCCAGTTTCAGCAGCATGTCCGCCCGACGGTAATGGCGATTCTGCTCCTGCTCGCGGCTATTCTGGGGGCCACCCTGCTCTACACCGAGCATGTCCGCGCAGATTTCATCGATGCCCTCTACTTTTCGGTGGGCATGATTACGGGGGCAGGCGGCAACGAAGGCGTGGCGGAAGGAGCGCAGCCCGAAATTAAGCTGTTCACCGTGTCGATGATGCTGATCGGTACGGGCGTGGTTGGCATCTGCTATGCCCTGCTGAATGACCTGGTGCTGGGGACGCGGCTGCGGCAGCTCTGGCAGTCTGCCCCCATTCCCCGCCGCAATCACTACATCGTCTGCGGGCTGGGCGGCGTGGGTATTCAGACTGTGCGCCAGCTCCACGCCAGCGGTGGCCGCGTGGTGGTAATCGAGAAAGATCCGGGCAATCGCTTTTTGAGCGCCGTGCGATCGCTGCGCGTGCCCGTGATTCTTGGCGATGCCAGTCTGGCCTGCACGCTCCAGGATGCCCATATCGCCTCAGCGCGGGCCCTGATTGCTGTCACTAGCGATGACGTAGCCAATCTGGAAATTGCCCTGACGGCCAAAGGGATTGCGCCGCGCATTTCCGTCATCGTTCGCAATCAAGACCCCCAGTTCGCGCCGTTGGCAGAGCAGGTGTTTGATTTTGAAGCCGTGCTGAGTCCGGCGGATCTGGCGGCTCCCTCTTTTGCCGCCGCCGCGCTGGGCGGACGCATTCTGGGCAACGGTATGGCCGGCGATAGCCTGTGGGTGGCCCTGGCGACGCTGATCACGCCGGGTCATCCCTTCTGCGATCGCCCCCTCAAGGAAGCCGCGATGGATGTCGATTTTGTGCCGCTGTACCTGGAGGCCGAACGCAAAACCACCCACGGCTGGAACCTGCTGGATGTCACGCTGCAAGCCGGGGACGTGCTTTACCTGACCATGCCTGCTACCCATCTGGAACAACTCTGGCGCACAGTGCCCTCGGAGGTAGGGCTGAGGGGAAGAGCGTAGGAAAGCGGGGATGATGGGATGATGGGAGGTTGAGAAGCCCCCTCATCTCTGGTTTATCCCGTCTCTGGTTCATCCTGTCTCTGGTTAAAATGCCTTTCCCCCTCACCGACCCCGCCTGGATCGAAACCCGCGATTTCCTGAAGCAACACGCCCGCGAACTCGATGCCATCCTTGCGCCAAACGAGTTCATGGAGTTCTTTCCGGGCAACTATCACTACAACATCACCTACCTGCTGCCGCCGTCCCACTTTGACTATGTGGTGATACACAAGGGCATGGTGGCGGAAATCGAGCCGCCCTTTGCGCTGGAGGTGCTGCGGACGTTTCAGCCGCTCTTTGCAAACGCCGTGTTTGTGGTGTTTGCCAAACAGCCGCCGGAAAACGCGCCCAAAGCAGCAGGGGTGCATCTCCAGCCCTTGCTGAACCAGCTTGCGGTGGTGGAGGCGCAGCAGCGGGGCAAGGTAAAGCCGATTCGCTATGGCGTGACGATTACCACCTACAACCGACCGGAGAGCCTGGGGCGATCGCTCCCGCAGATCCGCCAGTTGGGTGCGCCCGTGGTGATTGTGGACGATGCCTCCAGTCCCGAAAACGCCGCCGCCAACCAGCGCATCGCCGACGAACACGGCGTTCCCCTCATCCGCATTCCCGAAAATCGCGGCCTGCCCAACGCCATGAACGTCGGCATCGGCTACTGGCTAGCCGACCCCGCCATCGACTGGATTTCCTACTTCCAGGACGATGTGGACGTGCATCCCGACCTGTTCAAGATTCTGGAGAAAATCCAAGATCCCGTGGAGCGGCCGATTCTGGCGGGGCGTGACGCGCTGGAGCATCCCACCTTTGCCAAAGGCAGCATCGCGGGTTACGAGGTGTTGTTCAAGCGCTCTATGCCAGGGCAACACCTGCACGCCCACCGGGACTATTGGGCCGGGGTCATGCCCATTCCTACGCCGTATCTGGGCGCACCCAAGCCGACGGGCGGCAAGCCGGGCCAGGGCGCAGACGAAGACTGGTGGATTACTGCCTGGTCGCCCCATGCCATTCCCAAGCGGGGCAAGTACCTGATCTGCGTACCCGGACTGGTGCGAAGCTTCCAGATTACGGAGCAGGGGTCTACCTGGGGCAACATCAGCGAGCGGCAGGAAGACGGGCAGCCGATAATAGATGCGGCGCTGAAGGAACTGGCGGTGCCCGCAGTAGCCAAGGCGGATTCAGTGGAACGGGTGGAGCGCGATTCGCGAAGCGATCCCTGCGGGAATCGCCCTCCAGATCCGCCCCTAGCCGAACCCGTCCTCGCCGGCCTGAAAGTTCTCGTTGATGGATATAACCTGCAACTGACCACGGGCACGGGCATCCGCACCTACGCGGTGAACCTGATTCGGGCGCTGACGGTGCTGGGGGCGGATGTGGACGTGCTGCTCAGCCGCAACAGCAACAAAAAAGACCCGATTTTGGACGAGGTGCTGTTCTTTGACGAGCAGGACGTGGGCGGGCGCAAACTGGTAGAAAACCTGATGCTGGTCAAAGACCTGCTGAAATCTTCTGTGCCGTCGCTCTATCGGGCGTGGCGGCGGGAAGCGGTGGGCGAGGTGGTGCTAAAGCAGGGCAAGTTTACCGAAGATTTCATTCAGCTTGCCCGGTCGTACAATTTGCCGAAGTGCTATAGCGTCGCCAATGCGGCGTTTAACCTGTTTGGACGGTCTACTCAGGTGACGATTCCCGAAAAAATCGACCTGTGGCACGCCACGTTTCCTCTGCCCGTCAGCATTCCCGGCGCAAAGAAAGTCACCACGATTCACGACCTGATTCCGCTGCGCCTGCCCTATACGACGCTGGACAACAAGAAGGATTTCTATAACAAGGTGAAGCGATCGCTCAAGGATTCCACCTTGACCATTGCTGTGTCGGAACACACCAAAAAAGATGTGCTGTCTTACTTTGATGCCGACCCCGACAAGATCGTCGTCACCTACCAGCCCGTGAATATCAAGCCGCTAGACGCAACGCCGGAGGAAATCGGCGACTTCCTGAAGCGCTATCGGCTGGGCTATCAGAACTATCTGCTGTTTGTGGGGGCGATCGAACCCAAGAAGAACGTCGGGCGCTTGCTGGAGGCCTATGCCGCGCTGGAAACTGACCTGCCGCTGGTCATCGTCGGCAAAAAGGCCTGGTCCTTTGAGGACGACCTGGGGCGACTGGATTACCTGTTTGACCCCGGCACAAAGCAGGACGTGCGCCTGCTGGAATATGTCCCCGGCGATGCCCTGCGCTATCTGTATCAGGGGGCGTACTGTTTCGTTTTTCCGTCGCTCTACGAAGGCTTTGGGCTGCCGCCGATCGAGGCGATGACGATGGGCTGTCCGGTGGTCACGTCGAGCGCGTCCTGCCTGCCAGAGGTCTGCGGCCCGGCGGCGCTATACGTGAATCCCTACGATGTGGCAGATATTCAGGCCAAGCTGGAGCAAATTTTGGGCGATCGCCCCCTGCGCGACCAGCTTGCCGAAACCGGAAAACAGGTTGCCCAGAACTTTAGCCTGAAGAACTACCTGAATCGACTCAGCGCCGCCTACCTGAGGGCGATCGGCTAAGGCACGTCCTGTTGTGAACGATTCCGGCACAGCGACTTGAAATGACAGGCAAAGGGGCAGGCTAAGGTTTCTTCAAATGACCCGCTCCTCTGCGACTGCCTCCTGGCTACGGATTCGGGATTCGCACCAGCAGCACGGGGCATGGCGCATACACCCGCACATAGTCCGACAGCGACTGCCCCAGCAGCCGATCCAGATCGGGCAATCCCTTGGCGATGGTGGGGCGGCGATCGGGCGAACCGAGCATCAGCAGGTCTACGTTCAGGTCTTCCGCAAGCTGACAGATGCGTTCGCCAGGTTTGCCTTCGGGGGCGACGGTTTTGTAGGAAATGCCGTATTTTTTGGCTTCGGCGATCGCCGGAATGAGCACCGGATCTTCGTCTGGGTTCGCCGCAATTTCACCCGGCTTGAGCTTCATCTCTGGGTTGGTATGCACTAGCACCAGTTGCCCGCCCTTGATGTCGCGCAGGAAGGTAATGGCCAGCTTCAGCGTTTCCTTTGCCGAGTCGGACTTGTCCATTGCTACCATGATGCGGTTGATTTTCTTGACGTAGAGATCATCCCGCACCAGCAGCATTGGCCGCGAAGCTAGCTGAAACACGTACTGGCTGACGGAATTTTCCAGAATCGACTGAATCCGCTTCAGGCCGCGAGATCCCATGATGATCAGGTCGGCATCCACTTCATCCGCCACCTTTAGCACTACGTCCTTGGGTTCGCCCTCCCGCAGCACTGCCGTCACCCGCGCCGAATCGAGCTTCAGATTTTGGATCGCCTGCGACAAAACCCGGCCGCCCTCTTCCCACTTGGCTACCATCTCATCGGAGGTGACCTGCGGTGGGACGACGTGCAGCACAGTCACCGTCGCCGCCTGAACAGTTGGGATTTCCATTAGGCTCTTGAGCATTTCCTCGGTATGCCCAGTGCCAGAATCTGCCAGCAAAATTTTCTCGATCATGCTTGCCTCTTAACAGCTTTTCAGTCAGAACAAGTTAAGTCAGAACGGGTGTTTTAGGGGTGTCTTAAAGAGAATGTTTAGGTCAGTAGACCATTCAAGACCATTCGCAAAACATACATCGGAACGTTCTCCGAATCATTCCGACAATGCCCAATTGAATGAATCAGCGGGCGATCGCCCCAAAGCCCGAATCCCTTGCAATATCCGTATTCCAGCTTAAAATACGGCGGTCTGGGCTGCGGCGGAAATGATGTAAAAATTGACGTGGCAATACCGCCCGCCATGCCGAGCGCCTTATAATTCCACTGCTGAATATTTTGCAGTTTGTGCCCGTGTCAGGCTGCATTCTCTTGGCAAATCGCCCCAATCGCGTTGATAGCATAGAGGAGGCCGCGCCCAGCGCTCGGCCGCTTTCGGAAGACTTTTGATCTGTTTGCAGCCCATCCATGACCGAACTCCCCACCCACGCCATCCAGCCCGCCGTCGCCGCCAGCGATAGCTGGTTCGACTATCCTGTGCGCGTCCAGCCCCACCACACCGACTATGCAGGCGTGGCCTGGCACGGCACCTACATCGCCTGGCTCGAAGAAGCCCGCATCGAGTATCTG
The Thermoleptolyngbya sichuanensis A183 DNA segment above includes these coding regions:
- a CDS encoding potassium channel family protein, which codes for MKPRIIVCGLGRAGYKIFCLLKQQGAAVVGINSRPLAQAEQGGADIIVGDMRSAAILLEAGVQEAHTLVLASSDDAQNLAVLTQARVLNPRIRIINRLFNTSLGDRLDHTLPDHVSMSVAALAAPVFAFAAMGSRAIGQLRLFDQVWPMREEFIDETHPWLGRPLSELWEDRSRMLIYYLPENSRMDLVSGVVHGQLLQWGDRLIVATKPEAQVSGRSLSETLLVWGNHLRQFQQHVRPTVMAILLLLAAILGATLLYTEHVRADFIDALYFSVGMITGAGGNEGVAEGAQPEIKLFTVSMMLIGTGVVGICYALLNDLVLGTRLRQLWQSAPIPRRNHYIVCGLGGVGIQTVRQLHASGGRVVVIEKDPGNRFLSAVRSLRVPVILGDASLACTLQDAHIASARALIAVTSDDVANLEIALTAKGIAPRISVIVRNQDPQFAPLAEQVFDFEAVLSPADLAAPSFAAAALGGRILGNGMAGDSLWVALATLITPGHPFCDRPLKEAAMDVDFVPLYLEAERKTTHGWNLLDVTLQAGDVLYLTMPATHLEQLWRTVPSEVGLRGRA
- a CDS encoding glycosyltransferase — encoded protein: MPFPLTDPAWIETRDFLKQHARELDAILAPNEFMEFFPGNYHYNITYLLPPSHFDYVVIHKGMVAEIEPPFALEVLRTFQPLFANAVFVVFAKQPPENAPKAAGVHLQPLLNQLAVVEAQQRGKVKPIRYGVTITTYNRPESLGRSLPQIRQLGAPVVIVDDASSPENAAANQRIADEHGVPLIRIPENRGLPNAMNVGIGYWLADPAIDWISYFQDDVDVHPDLFKILEKIQDPVERPILAGRDALEHPTFAKGSIAGYEVLFKRSMPGQHLHAHRDYWAGVMPIPTPYLGAPKPTGGKPGQGADEDWWITAWSPHAIPKRGKYLICVPGLVRSFQITEQGSTWGNISERQEDGQPIIDAALKELAVPAVAKADSVERVERDSRSDPCGNRPPDPPLAEPVLAGLKVLVDGYNLQLTTGTGIRTYAVNLIRALTVLGADVDVLLSRNSNKKDPILDEVLFFDEQDVGGRKLVENLMLVKDLLKSSVPSLYRAWRREAVGEVVLKQGKFTEDFIQLARSYNLPKCYSVANAAFNLFGRSTQVTIPEKIDLWHATFPLPVSIPGAKKVTTIHDLIPLRLPYTTLDNKKDFYNKVKRSLKDSTLTIAVSEHTKKDVLSYFDADPDKIVVTYQPVNIKPLDATPEEIGDFLKRYRLGYQNYLLFVGAIEPKKNVGRLLEAYAALETDLPLVIVGKKAWSFEDDLGRLDYLFDPGTKQDVRLLEYVPGDALRYLYQGAYCFVFPSLYEGFGLPPIEAMTMGCPVVTSSASCLPEVCGPAALYVNPYDVADIQAKLEQILGDRPLRDQLAETGKQVAQNFSLKNYLNRLSAAYLRAIG
- a CDS encoding universal stress protein; this encodes MIEKILLADSGTGHTEEMLKSLMEIPTVQAATVTVLHVVPPQVTSDEMVAKWEEGGRVLSQAIQNLKLDSARVTAVLREGEPKDVVLKVADEVDADLIIMGSRGLKRIQSILENSVSQYVFQLASRPMLLVRDDLYVKKINRIMVAMDKSDSAKETLKLAITFLRDIKGGQLVLVHTNPEMKLKPGEIAANPDEDPVLIPAIAEAKKYGISYKTVAPEGKPGERICQLAEDLNVDLLMLGSPDRRPTIAKGLPDLDRLLGQSLSDYVRVYAPCPVLLVRIPNP